The DNA sequence GAGTGAACTTCAGGATCAGGATGAGGACAACCTTGGCTCAGGGGACAAGCTAAAGGATAAGAATGAGGATAACATGAGTTCAGAATGTGAGCCTCAGGAGCAGAATGAGGATAATGTGACCTCAGGGAGCGAACTTCAGGATCAGGGTGAGGATAATGTCAACTCGGGTGATGAGCTTCAGGATCAGGTGAATGATGGAGGTCTGAATGATCAGTCTGACTTGAAAGaagatgaggattctttttctAGGTCCCCCGAGAACCAGTCCCAGCACAATTCTTATGTTAGTGGTGATGATGAGTTCAACCGAATGAGTGTAGATTCAGAAAGGAATATtcttttatcaaaatcaaataatactTCATCGATTAGTGGTGATCATGAGTTCAACCGAATGAATGTGGATTCAGAAAAGAATCTtcttttatcaaaatcaaataatactTCATTGAATAAAGATGAGTATTCAAGGAATATGAACACTCGGGATGTTTCTATTGATGAAGAAGCACCTTTCACTTCCAGTGGTGATGTCTGGCAAGGAGTTGAAATGCCACATTCATACTATGATTCTGCTGTGACCCACGAGTATGCAGCCAGTGGGTTATCACTGGCTAATCCTCAAGTCAGTCAAGAGCAGCCAACTCGTATGATTGATCTTGAAGCTGATTTGCGTCGAGAAGAGACAGGCAAAGAGTTGTTAAGTAGGCAATTAGATAATGGGACCTTCAGTTCATACCAAAGCCAGGATCGAAGTGTCTTACTTGAATCACTCTTCAAAGGAGAGGGGTTGTTACCTTATCATCATGATCAGAAAGTAGCTGAGTTAGATTTCCAAACTTCAAACAATGTTATGATGGGGGGTGGCCAATTTTCCAGTCATTTAAAGGAGCCATTGCAAACTTCGCTGACACTGGATCAGGGGCGAAGGAGAGCTACTGAGGTTTACATGCCAGAAAACATGTCAGAGAATATTTATTCGGATGGAGGAAGGTATTTGATCCCCAGGCAAGATCCTTTGACTGCGGTAAATATGACTGATTGGGCTGCTAATAATGCTCGCATAGCAGGGCCTTCCCAATCTCACTTGAACACTGGAGATTTTATTGATCATCATTGGTTCCCTGCTGATCATCAAGTTCGTGGTGGTGGCTGGAATGGATCTGATGGTGGTGGTCTTTCAAGTCAAAGTCTTGGCACTGGAGCAAGCGCTGATCAGAGTTTATTTAGTATTCTGTCAGAGTGTGACCAATTGCATTCAGGTAGCCCTTATGATTCAGTTAGAAATACTAACCAGTTTCTTGCACCGAGAACTTATGGATTAGCAGATGCAGGTACACCAAGGGTAAACACGGTTGCACCACCGGCTTCTCATCCATTAGATTACTTCACCAGACGTGAAGCACCTAGTGGCCTGGTGCCTGATGATACGGTATGGATGAGCTTGCCGCCACATCAGAATTCTTCATTACATGATCAAATCAGAAAGCCATACTTAAGGTCATGGAACCGGTAATGAACGTTTTACCCAATATTAGCGAGGTAATCTTGACTGCAAGACCGTGAGAAGAAATGCAAATTTGTCCATGTGATAGAATTTTGACTTAAACAAGATCCACAGAAGCTGGGGTATACATACCCTGAGACGAGAGAGATAGGTTTCTGTACATACCTATACCGAGGCCAACTCAACACCATGTACATATCTAGATATTAGATGGCAGGAAAGAAACCAAGTGATTAAGATAAACTTCAAGAATTTCAGGTTATTAGgtaaattacatatttattattttttttcctttgcttcTAGAGAGACATTCTTTAATAATTTTGGAAGATAAGAAATGCTGGGGGCTGGTGCcactttttgaattttgagttacCTTTATTCTGGGTTCTTTTTCATAGTTTTGGTCAATATATCAAAtgctaaaaaaatgttttttctcgTTGGTTATAGTAGCAACCTTTTTGTTCAATATAAGGTTATAGTACACGAGCATAACCTTTTTGTTAACATCTAGAGATAAGCATAGATGGGTTTCCTGGGTCAATAGGACTCCGAAGTCTCTAATCAGAATTCCTTGAGGTTGCCCTTCGTGatgataggtttttttttttttaataataaaagggttattatgttattggtgtaaAGTATAACTGTTCCGTAGTTCATTACAGTCAATCTTTGGATGAGTGAATCTTAAGTGTTAGGTAGTTACAAACAGGCACTTAACTCGttaatttaagaaatatttccactaaacttaacaaaaaaaaacctctCGAGGAGAAGTAAATATATCTAGGccttaacaattaaattaaatttataaaattaattgatattctaCATCAATgtcgataaaaaatatatatctaggCCTTCAGTTAAAAGTTATACATTTGTTTTATGTATTAACTTTTCACACTatcatctattttttaaaaaataaaattgtacatTTTGTTTTGTGGGAGGTGCAACGGTACAAGGCAATAATTGGGTGTGATATTCAAATCggttgttttacaaaagaaaaatgttattattgtcAATCTTAAAACAACTTAATTAAAactgtaaattaaattaaattaacaatcttAAAATCGTGTCAGAAAGTTTGTTAAATTTGTCTAGCGGTTAGTAACGGATTCAAATGTTAAATGCCATTGTGTTGCCGTCTTGGGTcacaaaaaatcaaagaaaggaATGACACATgacttttgtttatatatttatcctTGTAGTCGTTTGAGAGAATTCGTAAAATGTTGGGtgattacataaaaaaaaaggttttagaaggttaaataatatatatcttgATTTCCAATTTTTATGAAAACGTGTTTTGGagtgagaaatatgtgaaaCAAATTAGTGAACCTGATTTATCGTGTACCAAAGAAATGATCCATTTCTTTTGTCTTGCTTGACATTGACGGGAGTCCTCTTCTTGGCATACTCCAATAAAACAGATAGCGTTTATGTGAATGATATTTAACTTTAGTAACAAAGAATGGGTTAACTTTCGTTCTTTTATATCTCttttttacaataatgttgtcatAACAAATTACGAGtctataacatatttttttatatgttaagaATCAAACACAATAGAATTTATAACACTTATACATGAATTAATTCAACTGGACTTCCTTACTAATAATTTTTGATAATGAATATGTAATTCTTTAGCTAACTTCCtaacaaaagaatataaatcTACAATTTTTAGTGCTAATCTATATTCTTTTTATGAACATAACTTCTCTATATgggtactctctctctctcagaacaaaaaatgtataattttacgggagaaatttaataagaaaatttagaCGTATACTTTTTCACTCAACAAATTTATCGATTTAGAGAGAAATTTAATGAGAAACAAACACgtgtactttttttctttttcaccttTTTCACTTGATATAGTGCTCTGCCTCTATTGTGCTTTTCAgacaatgaaaatttaaataaataaaaaatatggacAAGGGGAAAATACTATGAAAAACATCAATGAATCTATTTTGAGAATATAAGAGAAAGTTTGAATGAATCAATTTCACACGTACGCACCATAATAATTTCTCTTTTCTGAACGACGAACAATCGCTTGGCCATGCACGTGAATTCCCCTTCCGAAGAAACCGAACATCTGTGTGTGTTTTCTAAACAACGTTAGTTATGTGACCGACCAACACGCCTGTGGTGGTTAATTAGTTTCATCACTTAAACAAgaacttgcatttttatttctatttctatttattaaatggttttctttttaatttttggtttgtGTGTGGTTGTTGCAGCACCGTACGTGAAGCATCTTATGCCTAGTTTGCGAAGCATGAATCTAATTCCATAATGTGTTGCCAAGAAACACTTTGTTTCGTCTTTCACATATCCTTTTGAACGTGTCACATATAAGTTAAGGTTCCTTTGAGCACCCTTTGGTTCGTATTTCAATCTTTGGGACTAGTTTGGTGGGTTGAATGGCACATTCGGGTTTCGAAGAAATGGGCAAccagaagaagaaggaagtgATTCGGGTAGAGCGTGAATCAGTTATTCCAGTTTTGAAGCCTCAGCTCATCATGACATTGGCCAACCTTATTAGTATGTGTTTCTTCTGAAACTTTTTGTTTCTCTCAAGTAAAAATGTTATCGGAAAGTCCCATATGGCttgtcttgattcttgagtgtaagttatatatttattagatcACTTTACTTAATGTTAActgattttaagattttaagatgaaatttaATGTGATATCAGAACCTATAGATCATCTTGTTAAATAACTTATTCTAGTAAGTTTGTTTGTTCTGcgtaaataattttcttagttagcgtaacatttttttttctaatattcgAGAACAAGTGGAATATATCTGTTGAACTTcactaatatcaatt is a window from the Glycine max cultivar Williams 82 chromosome 2, Glycine_max_v4.0, whole genome shotgun sequence genome containing:
- the LOC100776137 gene encoding intracellular protein transport protein USO1 isoform X1, encoding MAADQRRKRVNGANIAGYGSREQHRIKRKNLGLVQNDLNMRPHISVEWDGNHKKVVAKWEQIGISWRQMKPFINLVSNDHKILADVFAVPQEIFELDNLSEVLSYEVWKTHLSENERNLLMNFLPSGFESHQVVEELLGGINFNFGNPFSKWGASLCLGSLHPDMIVDQEQHLKTERREYYSHIHNYHNDMIGFLSKLKKSWQSCKDPEKEIVQKIWRTKHVEKRMLSKVIESRGYDHNGNVTGTSESCSWDAEEKACSSDNQISSLRKDDKLQRRVLEKCIVKGKSRNLMDSLDNMPNVGEKPKTGDKLPKHSIHSSDSDKYMSCIKISKQQHELVKNMKQAGKSIQSRSLNRVLGNLEKIHVQPYNTFVKEEQKKLQEHWLLLVNKDLPAAYLNWTERRIQRHAVRNSLVAEMKDKSNPFMEEEDGVDTGSELKDQDGVNSGSELQDHDEVNSGSELQDQDEDNLGSGDKLKDKNEDNMSSECEPQEQNEDNVTSGSELQDQGEDNVNSGDELQDQVNDGGLNDQSDLKEDEDSFSRSPENQSQHNSYVSGDDEFNRMSVDSERNILLSKSNNTSSISGDHEFNRMNVDSEKNLLLSKSNNTSLNKDEYSRNMNTRDVSIDEEAPFTSSGDVWQGVEMPHSYYDSAVTHEYAASGLSLANPQVSQEQPTRMIDLEADLRREETGKELLSRQLDNGTFSSYQSQDRSVLLESLFKGEGLLPYHHDQKVAELDFQTSNNVMMGGGQFSSHLKEPLQTSLTLDQGRRRATEVYMPENMSENIYSDGGRYLIPRQDPLTAVNMTDWAANNARIAGPSQSHLNTGDFIDHHWFPADHQVRGGGWNGSDGGGLSSQSLGTGASADQSLFSILSECDQLHSGSPYDSVRNTNQFLAPRTYGLADAGTPRVNTVAPPASHPLDYFTRREAPSGLVPDDTVWMSLPPHQNSSLHDQIRKPYLRSWNR
- the LOC100776137 gene encoding intracellular protein transport protein USO1 isoform X2, coding for MAADQRRKRVNGANIAGYGSREQHRIKRKNLGLVQNDLNMRPHISVEWDGNHKKVVAKWEQIGISWRQMKPFINLVSNDHKILADVFAVPQEIFELDNLSEVLSYEVWKTHLSENERNLLMNFLPSGFESHQVVEELLGGINFNFGNPFSKWGASLCLGSLHPDMIVDQEQHLKTERREYYSHIHNYHNDMIGFLSKLKKSWQSCKDPEKEIVQKIWRTKHVEKRMLSKVIESRGYDHNGNVTGTSESCSWDAEEKACSSDNQISSLRKDDKLQRRVLEKCIVKGKSRNLMDSLDNMPNVGEKPKTGDKLPKHSIHSSDSDKYMSCIKISKQQHELVKNMKQAGKSIQSRSLNRVLGNLEKIHVQPYNTFVKEEQKKLQEHWLLLVNKDLPAAYLNWTERRIQRHAVRNSLVAEMKDKSNPFMEEEDGVDTGSELKDQDGVNSGSELQDHDEVNSGSELQDQDEDNLGSGDKLKDKNEDNMSSECEPQEQNEDNVTSGSELQDQGEDNVNSGDELQDQVNDGGLNDQSDLKEDEDSFSRSPENQSQHNSYVSGDDEFNRMSVDSERNILLSKSNNTSSISGDHEFNRMNVDSEKNLLLSKSNNTSLNKDEYSRNMNTRDVSIDEEAPFTSSGDVWQGVEMPHSYYDSAVTHEYAASGLSLANPQVSQEQPTRMIDLEADLRREETGKELLSRQLDNGTFSSYQSQDRSVLLESLFKGEGLLPYHHDQKVAELDFQTSNNVMMGGGQFSSHLKEPLQTSLTLDQGRRRATEVYMPENMSENIYSDGGRYLIPRQDPLTAVNMTDWAANNARIAGPSQSHLNTGDFIDHHWFPADHQVRGGGWNGSDGGGLSSQSLGTGASADQSLFSILSECDQLHSDAGTPRVNTVAPPASHPLDYFTRREAPSGLVPDDTVWMSLPPHQNSSLHDQIRKPYLRSWNR
- the LOC100776137 gene encoding intracellular protein transport protein USO1 isoform X3, which encodes MAADQRRKRVNGANIAGYGSREQHRIKRKNLGLVQNDLNMRPHISVEWDGNHKKVVAKWEQIGISWRQMKPFINLVSNDHKILADVFAVPQEIFELDNLSEVLSYEVWKTHLSENERNLLMNFLPSGFESHQVVEELLGGINFNFGNPFSKWGASLCLGSLHPDMIVDQEQHLKTERREYYSHIHNYHNDMIGFLSKLKKSWQSCKDPEKEIVQKIWRTKHVEKRMLSKVIESRGYDHNGNVTGTSESCSWDAEEKACSSDNQISSLRKDDKLQRRVLEKCIVKGKSRNLMDSLDNMPNVGEKPKTGDKLPKHSIHSSDSDKYMSCIKISKQQHELVKNMKQAGKSIQSRSLNRVLGNLEKIHVQPYNTFVKEEQKKLQEHWLLLVNKDLPAAYLNWTERRIQRHAVRNSLVAEMKDKSNPFMEEEDGVDTGSELKDQDGVNSGSELQDHDEVNSGSELQDQDEDNLGSGDKLKDKNEDNMSSECEPQEQNEDNVTSGSELQDQGEDNVNSGDELQDQVNDGGLNDQSDLKEDEDSFSRSPENQSQHNSYVSGDDEFNRMSVDSERNILLSKSNNTSSISGDHEFNRMNVDSEKNLLLSKSNNTSLNKDEYSRNMNTRDVSIDEEAPFTSSGDVWQGVEMPHSYYDSAVTHEYAASGLSLANPQVSQEQPTRMIDLEADLRREETGKELLSRQLDNGTFSSYQSQDRSVLLESLFKGEGLLPYHHDQKVAELDFQTSNNVMMGGGQFSSHLKEPLQTSLTLDQGRRRATEVYMPENMSENIYSDGGRYLIPRQDPLTAVNMTDWAANNARIAGPSQSHLNTGDFIDHHWFPADHQVRGGGWNGSDGGGLSSQSLGTGASADQSLFSILSECDQLHSGTPRVNTVAPPASHPLDYFTRREAPSGLVPDDTVWMSLPPHQNSSLHDQIRKPYLRSWNR